The genome window GCCAGAGGAGCCTGATGGGCGATGCCGTTCTGCTCCTTGGACTTGTGGTAAGCCATCCACTCATGCCACACGGCAAACTGAGCGGGCTTCTTGATGACGCCGGAATTGACGTCGGAGCGATAGGTGTCCTGACACAGGCAGAAGCGATAGCAGGTGGTGGTCAGGTCGTTGATACCCTTGCCCAGGTTGGAGGCCTTCCAGTCGGCGGAAGGGCAGAAGAACAGATTGATGTTCTTCATGTAGGGCATCATGGCGTTCTGCACGATGAGATAGTGCAGGGTGTAGCCGTGCATGCTGGCCACGTAGTCGGCGTTGCCGGCGCCGCTGCCGACTCTCGCAGGCATGGTGGAGGAGAAGTAGGGATACAGGCCCGCGTAGAAGGAGGGCATGAATTCATCCCAGTCGGAGCAATACATGGCTGTGGCAGTGCCTATCTGCTTGAAGTTGGAGAGGCACTGGGTCTGGCGCGCCTTTTCTCTGGCCTGGGCAAATACGGGGAAGAGTATTGCCGCCAGAATGGCGATGATAGCGATGACTACCAAAAGTTCGATGAGTGTAAAACCTTTTTTCATGGCTTTCTCCTTGAGTATTTATAGTTGCAGCCTTTTCCGGCTGCAAGATATCATATATTACGACCGGTTTCACGGAGCCGGTGTTCCATTTTTTTAGTCTCAGAAGAGCCCGTCTATGACCCCGTCGTCGGACACGGTGATCCGGCAGGCGGCCGGCTCCTTGGGCAGCCCGGGCATGGTGAGTATCTTGCCGGCGTAGGCCACTACGAACCCGGCGCCGCCGCAGGGCTTGAAGCCCGATATGTTCACCTCAAAGTCCCGGGGCCTGCATATGAGGGCGGGATCGTCGGAAAAGGAATACTGGGTCTTGGCGATGCACACCGGCAGACGCCCCAGGCCCGCCTTTTCTATCTGCTCCGCCTGCTCCAGGGCCCGGGGGGAAAACAGGGCTCTTTTGGCCCCGTAGATCTGCCTGGTCACCCGGTCCGTCTTTTCGGTGACGGACAGGCTGTCCTCGTAGGTGAAGCGCAGAGACTCCGGCCCCTCATGCTCCTCCAGGAGACGGGCCAGCTCCAGAGCCCCTTCGCCGCCTTTGGCGTGGACCTCGGACAGGGACCAGCGGACCTGCTCGGCGGCCAGCAGGCGGCCCAGCTCCTCCAGCTCTTCCGGAGTGTCGCCGGGGAAACGGTTCACGGCCACAAAGGGCTCCAGACCGAAGGAACGCACGTTTTCTATGTGCTTGCGCACGTTGTCAAAGCCTCTCTCCAGAGCGGCAGTGTCCGGCCGGGACAGCTCGGTCCTGGCCACGCCGCCGTGATACTTGACGGCTCTCACCGTGGCCACCAGCACCGCGGCGTGGGGCACCAGAGACGCCTTGCGGCATTTGATGTTGACGAATTTTTCCAGTCCCAGATCGGAGCCAAAGCCTCCCTCGGTGACTACCCAGTCCCCCAGCCTCAGAGCCGTCTCCGTGGCTATGAGGGAGTTGCAGCCGTGGGCTATGTTGGCAAAGGGGCCTCCGTGGACAAAGGCGGGAGTGCCCTCTATGGACTGCACCAGATTGGGCTTGATGGCGTCC of Abditibacteriota bacterium contains these proteins:
- a CDS encoding prepilin-type N-terminal cleavage/methylation domain-containing protein, translating into MKKGFTLIELLVVIAIIAILAAILFPVFAQAREKARQTQCLSNFKQIGTATAMYCSDWDEFMPSFYAGLYPYFSSTMPARVGSGAGNADYVASMHGYTLHYLIVQNAMMPYMKNINLFFCPSADWKASNLGKGINDLTTTCYRFCLCQDTYRSDVNSGVIKKPAQFAVWHEWMAYHKSKEQNGIAHQAPLAVNAVFADGHAQLWKCERNIGTNIWDFNWPAYWEGNLNGWDNSFMCEAGWDIGGQN